The following are encoded in a window of Pieris napi chromosome 23, ilPieNapi1.2, whole genome shotgun sequence genomic DNA:
- the LOC125061378 gene encoding uncharacterized protein LOC125061378 isoform X2, with protein MCTSTNLTHISTPHHNTYIKELKSILSKMSLNVCCVLAVPEFRLKWTEVIRGVRNSRLRMEPASVAKVLCNYAHRSFLPEDLADLVAILRLKLVTTQPRTWHVIKLVNKNDDEPPILSPNLSFFLKQALRTTKICKNRRPQIQTFKMNSLVYISVQMQGPTPVYMAVPLQGDVALVSALRSGVIAGLVKGLGYETYEDVSLSGQHIDSLLRIYNTGNTNQAEHLSGLPEYNPTPIITQSGIDYTGKAYDEHYVQQIIGPDPPIVRMLKIKTEKEYFNRNILNKEIKMEMDLKTEDVAKSLIHWAKLGAIPPTSELFHIFHKTKSNNFVYRGDMND; from the exons ACATCAAAGAGCTGAAAAGCATCCTATCAAAGATGTCACTAAATGTGTGCTGTGTATTGGCAGTGCCTGAATTTAGACTTAAATGGACTGAGGTAATTCGAGGGGTGCGTAACTCTAGGCTGAGAATGGAGCCAGCAAGTGTGGCTAAGGTCCTGTGTAACTATGCTCACAGATCTTTCCTACCAGAGGATTTAGCTGACCTAGTTGCAATTCTGAGACTAAAAT tGGTCACAACTCAACCTAGGACATGGCATGTCATTAAATTAGTCAATAAGAATGATGATGAACCTCCTATACTATCTCCAAAtttatccttttttttaaaacaggcATTAAGAACTACAAAAATCTGCAAAAATCggcgacctcag atacaaacatttaaaatgaaCAGCCTTGTATACATAAGTGTTCAAATGCAAGGCCCAACTCCAGTTTACATGGCAGTACCTTTACAAGGAGATGTTGCTTTAGTTAGTGCCTTACGGTCTGGTGTAATTGCAGGACTTGTTAAAG gatTGGGCTACGAAACGTACGAAGATGTGTCCCTTAGCGGCCAACACATAGACTCCCTTCTCCGTATATATAATACAGGCAACACCAATCAGGCGGAACATCTATCTGGGTTGCCAGAATACAATCCAACACCAATAATAACTCAGTCGGGCATAGACTATACAGGCAAAGCATATGATGAACATTATGTGCAACAAATTATTGGACCAGACCCACCTATCGTGAGgatgttgaaaataaaaacagaaaaggaatattttaatcgtaatat attaaataaggaaataaaaatggaaatggACTTGAAGACTGAAGACGTTGCAAAATCGCTAATTCATTGGGCCAAGTTGGGTGCGATTCCTCCGACGTCTGAATTATTccatatatttcataaaactaAGTCAAACAATTTCGTTTACCGGGGAGATATGAatgattag
- the LOC125061378 gene encoding uncharacterized protein LOC125061378 isoform X3 encodes MELVDNKNIKELKSILSKMSLNVCCVLAVPEFRLKWTEVIRGVRNSRLRMEPASVAKVLCNYAHRSFLPEDLADLVAILRLKLVTTQPRTWHVIKLVNKNDDEPPILSPNLSFFLKQALRTTKICKNRRPQIQTFKMNSLVYISVQMQGPTPVYMAVPLQGDVALVSALRSGVIAGLVKGLGYETYEDVSLSGQHIDSLLRIYNTGNTNQAEHLSGLPEYNPTPIITQSGIDYTGKAYDEHYVQQIIGPDPPIVRMLKIKTEKEYFNRNILNKEIKMEMDLKTEDVAKSLIHWAKLGAIPPTSELFHIFHKTKSNNFVYRGDMND; translated from the exons ATGGAGCTTGTCGATAATAAGA ACATCAAAGAGCTGAAAAGCATCCTATCAAAGATGTCACTAAATGTGTGCTGTGTATTGGCAGTGCCTGAATTTAGACTTAAATGGACTGAGGTAATTCGAGGGGTGCGTAACTCTAGGCTGAGAATGGAGCCAGCAAGTGTGGCTAAGGTCCTGTGTAACTATGCTCACAGATCTTTCCTACCAGAGGATTTAGCTGACCTAGTTGCAATTCTGAGACTAAAAT tGGTCACAACTCAACCTAGGACATGGCATGTCATTAAATTAGTCAATAAGAATGATGATGAACCTCCTATACTATCTCCAAAtttatccttttttttaaaacaggcATTAAGAACTACAAAAATCTGCAAAAATCggcgacctcag atacaaacatttaaaatgaaCAGCCTTGTATACATAAGTGTTCAAATGCAAGGCCCAACTCCAGTTTACATGGCAGTACCTTTACAAGGAGATGTTGCTTTAGTTAGTGCCTTACGGTCTGGTGTAATTGCAGGACTTGTTAAAG gatTGGGCTACGAAACGTACGAAGATGTGTCCCTTAGCGGCCAACACATAGACTCCCTTCTCCGTATATATAATACAGGCAACACCAATCAGGCGGAACATCTATCTGGGTTGCCAGAATACAATCCAACACCAATAATAACTCAGTCGGGCATAGACTATACAGGCAAAGCATATGATGAACATTATGTGCAACAAATTATTGGACCAGACCCACCTATCGTGAGgatgttgaaaataaaaacagaaaaggaatattttaatcgtaatat attaaataaggaaataaaaatggaaatggACTTGAAGACTGAAGACGTTGCAAAATCGCTAATTCATTGGGCCAAGTTGGGTGCGATTCCTCCGACGTCTGAATTATTccatatatttcataaaactaAGTCAAACAATTTCGTTTACCGGGGAGATATGAatgattag
- the LOC125061378 gene encoding uncharacterized protein LOC125061378 isoform X1 produces the protein MRCWKTFNKSVRNKILRCPFDIKELKSILSKMSLNVCCVLAVPEFRLKWTEVIRGVRNSRLRMEPASVAKVLCNYAHRSFLPEDLADLVAILRLKLVTTQPRTWHVIKLVNKNDDEPPILSPNLSFFLKQALRTTKICKNRRPQIQTFKMNSLVYISVQMQGPTPVYMAVPLQGDVALVSALRSGVIAGLVKGLGYETYEDVSLSGQHIDSLLRIYNTGNTNQAEHLSGLPEYNPTPIITQSGIDYTGKAYDEHYVQQIIGPDPPIVRMLKIKTEKEYFNRNILNKEIKMEMDLKTEDVAKSLIHWAKLGAIPPTSELFHIFHKTKSNNFVYRGDMND, from the exons ATGAGATGTTGGAAAACGTTTAATAAAAGTGTGCGGAATAAAATCCTTCGTTGCCCATTCG ACATCAAAGAGCTGAAAAGCATCCTATCAAAGATGTCACTAAATGTGTGCTGTGTATTGGCAGTGCCTGAATTTAGACTTAAATGGACTGAGGTAATTCGAGGGGTGCGTAACTCTAGGCTGAGAATGGAGCCAGCAAGTGTGGCTAAGGTCCTGTGTAACTATGCTCACAGATCTTTCCTACCAGAGGATTTAGCTGACCTAGTTGCAATTCTGAGACTAAAAT tGGTCACAACTCAACCTAGGACATGGCATGTCATTAAATTAGTCAATAAGAATGATGATGAACCTCCTATACTATCTCCAAAtttatccttttttttaaaacaggcATTAAGAACTACAAAAATCTGCAAAAATCggcgacctcag atacaaacatttaaaatgaaCAGCCTTGTATACATAAGTGTTCAAATGCAAGGCCCAACTCCAGTTTACATGGCAGTACCTTTACAAGGAGATGTTGCTTTAGTTAGTGCCTTACGGTCTGGTGTAATTGCAGGACTTGTTAAAG gatTGGGCTACGAAACGTACGAAGATGTGTCCCTTAGCGGCCAACACATAGACTCCCTTCTCCGTATATATAATACAGGCAACACCAATCAGGCGGAACATCTATCTGGGTTGCCAGAATACAATCCAACACCAATAATAACTCAGTCGGGCATAGACTATACAGGCAAAGCATATGATGAACATTATGTGCAACAAATTATTGGACCAGACCCACCTATCGTGAGgatgttgaaaataaaaacagaaaaggaatattttaatcgtaatat attaaataaggaaataaaaatggaaatggACTTGAAGACTGAAGACGTTGCAAAATCGCTAATTCATTGGGCCAAGTTGGGTGCGATTCCTCCGACGTCTGAATTATTccatatatttcataaaactaAGTCAAACAATTTCGTTTACCGGGGAGATATGAatgattag